One window of the Rosa rugosa chromosome 3, drRosRugo1.1, whole genome shotgun sequence genome contains the following:
- the LOC133738671 gene encoding uncharacterized protein LOC133738671: MARFLLSFVFASLLALATVHETQAIEYIVENRALSTPGGVRFRDELGVDYTKQRMRDATDFIWNLFKETTAAERRDTPRISLFVEDREGIAVSSGDIIHVSAKYIQDLPAANLKNDFNWVLYHEITHSLQRNGKGQAPTGVVEGIAEFVTLKSGFIPPSFAKPGDGNSWDEGYSVTARFLDYCNGLKDGFVAELNKKMIDGYSNDFFNQLLGKTVDQLWTEYKAKYAN; this comes from the exons ATGGCTCGCTTTCTCCTTTCATTTGTCTTTGCTTCTCTCTTAGCCCTAGCTACAGTCCATGAAACTCAAGCTATTGAGTACATCGTTGAGAACCGGGCTCTCAGCACCCCTGGTGGAGTCCGTTTTAGAGACGAGCTGGGCGTGGACTACACCAAGCAAAGAATGAGAGACGCGACTGATTTCATCTGGAACCTCTTTAAGGAAACTACAGCTGCAGAGAGAAGGGACACGCCGCGCATAAGCTTGTTCGTCGAAGACAGAGAAGGCATTGCGGTTTCGAGCGGTGACATTATTCATGTTTCAGCCAAGTACATCCAG GACCTACCGGCAGCAAATCTCAAAAACGACTTCAATTGGGTACTTTACCATGAGATCACACACTCATTGCAGAGGAATGGAAAAGGTCAGGCTCCTACCGGAGTGGTAGAAGGGATTGCTGAGTTTGTGACCTTGAAGTCTGGTTTTATACCCCCCTCGTTTGCAAAACCTGGTGATGGTAACAGTTGGGACGAGGGTTACAGCGTAACTGCACGGTTCCTGGATTACTGCAATGGTCTTAAAGACGGGTTTGTGGCAGAACTTAACAAGAAGATGATAGATGGTTACAGTAACGATTTCTTTAACCAGTTGCTCGGGAAGACAGTCGATCAGCTGTGGACTGAATATAAAGCCAAATATGCAAACTAA
- the LOC133738670 gene encoding G2/mitotic-specific cyclin S13-7-like isoform X2 → MASRVVDQQQARGMAVAGVGVKPQKKNAVADGRNRKPLGEIGNQQLVRGIEIKPNRPITRNFRAQLLANAQAAAANENNKKQVCVTVNELVAVKRDEAPKPVQKKVVNIKLKPKEIIEISPDTEEGLIEKAKHEKKKEGASKKKAAPTLTSVLTARSKAACGLTNKPKEVIVDIDAKDAGNDLAAVEYVEDMYKFYKLVENENRPHDYMDSQPEINENMRAILMDWLVVVHSKFELSPETFYLTTNVIDRFLSVKTVPRRELQLVGISAMLIASKYEEIWPPQVDDFVSLSDNAYSNVQILVMEKMILGKLEWTLTVPTLYVFLVRFIKAAIPDEQMENLVYFLAELGMMHYGMLMYCPSMVAASAVYAAKCTLNKSPAWCDTLKLHTGFSESQLIDCSKVLVSLHAKAAKNKLQGVFKKYLSSERGAVALLSPAKVLLPPAKASGGSS, encoded by the exons ATGGCTTCGAGAGTCGTTGATCAACAACAAGCCAGAG GTATGGCAGTGGCCGGAGTAGGAGTTAAGCCACAGAAGAAGAACGCTGTGGCGGATGGGAGAAACCGAAAACCACTTGGTGAGATTGGTAACCAGCAACTTGTTCGAGGAATTGAGATCAAGCCGAATCGCCCAATAACAAG GAACTTCCGGGCTCAATTACTAGCTAATGCACAGGCTGCAGCAGCTAATGAGAACAACAAG AAGCAAGTTTGTGTTACCGTGAATGAACTTGTGGCGGTTAAAAGGGATGAGGCACCCAAGCCAGTGCAGAAGAAAGTAGTTAATATCAAGTTGAAGCCCAAGGAGATAATCGAAATCAGCCCGGACACAGAGGAAGGCTTGATTGAAAAGGCTAAGcatgagaagaagaaagaaggagcTTCAAAGAAGAAAGCAGCACCAACTCTCACTTCAGTCCTTACTGCTAGAAGCAAG GCTGCTTGTGGTTTGACTAATAAACCAAAGGAAGTGATTGTTGATATTGATGCCAAAGATGCTGGTAATGACTTGGCTGCTGTAGAATATGTTGAGGACATGTACAAGTTTTATAAGCTTGTTGAG AATGAGAACCGCCCTCATGACTATATGGACTCACAGCCTGAGATTAACGAAAACATGAGAGCAATTCTGATGGACTGGCTGGTAGTTGTTCACAGCAAGTTCGAGCTTTCTCCAGAGACTTTCTACCTAACCACCAACGTAATTGATCGGTTCCTTTCAGTCAAGACTGTGCCAAGGAGAGAGTTGCAATTAGTTGGCATCAGCGCCATGCTGATTGCCTCAAAGTATGAAGAGATCTGGCCCCCTCAGGTCGATGACTTTGTTAGCCTTTCGGACAATGCTTACAGTAATGTGCAGATATTGGTGATGGAGAAAATGATACTGGGCAAGTTGGAGTGGACCTTGACTGTACCTACACTCTATGTGTTCTTGGTCCGGTTCATTAAAGCCGCAATTCCAGATGAACAA ATGGAAAACCTGGTCTACTTTTTAGCGGAATTGGGTATGATGCATTATGGCATGCTAATGTACTGCCCTTCAATGGTTGCTGCCTCTGCAGTCTATGCTGCTAAATGCACTCTAAACAAGAGTCCTGCTTGGTGTGACACGCTTAAGCTTCACACTGGTTTCTCAGAATCTCAACTAAT TGATTGTTCCAAAGTGTTGGTGAGCTTGCATGCTAAGGCTGCGAAAAACAAGCTTCAGGGTGTGTTCAAGAAGTACTTGAGTTCTGAGAGAGGTGCTGTGGCTTTGCTGTCTCCAGCCAAAGTGCTTTTGCCCCCAGCGAAAGCTTCAGGAGGATCTTCATAG
- the LOC133738670 gene encoding G2/mitotic-specific cyclin S13-7-like isoform X1: protein MASRVVDQQQARGMAVAGVGVKPQKKNAVADGRNRKPLGEIGNQQLVRGIEIKPNRPITSDCRNFRAQLLANAQAAAANENNKKQVCVTVNELVAVKRDEAPKPVQKKVVNIKLKPKEIIEISPDTEEGLIEKAKHEKKKEGASKKKAAPTLTSVLTARSKAACGLTNKPKEVIVDIDAKDAGNDLAAVEYVEDMYKFYKLVENENRPHDYMDSQPEINENMRAILMDWLVVVHSKFELSPETFYLTTNVIDRFLSVKTVPRRELQLVGISAMLIASKYEEIWPPQVDDFVSLSDNAYSNVQILVMEKMILGKLEWTLTVPTLYVFLVRFIKAAIPDEQMENLVYFLAELGMMHYGMLMYCPSMVAASAVYAAKCTLNKSPAWCDTLKLHTGFSESQLIDCSKVLVSLHAKAAKNKLQGVFKKYLSSERGAVALLSPAKVLLPPAKASGGSS, encoded by the exons ATGGCTTCGAGAGTCGTTGATCAACAACAAGCCAGAG GTATGGCAGTGGCCGGAGTAGGAGTTAAGCCACAGAAGAAGAACGCTGTGGCGGATGGGAGAAACCGAAAACCACTTGGTGAGATTGGTAACCAGCAACTTGTTCGAGGAATTGAGATCAAGCCGAATCGCCCAATAACAAG TGATTGCAGGAACTTCCGGGCTCAATTACTAGCTAATGCACAGGCTGCAGCAGCTAATGAGAACAACAAG AAGCAAGTTTGTGTTACCGTGAATGAACTTGTGGCGGTTAAAAGGGATGAGGCACCCAAGCCAGTGCAGAAGAAAGTAGTTAATATCAAGTTGAAGCCCAAGGAGATAATCGAAATCAGCCCGGACACAGAGGAAGGCTTGATTGAAAAGGCTAAGcatgagaagaagaaagaaggagcTTCAAAGAAGAAAGCAGCACCAACTCTCACTTCAGTCCTTACTGCTAGAAGCAAG GCTGCTTGTGGTTTGACTAATAAACCAAAGGAAGTGATTGTTGATATTGATGCCAAAGATGCTGGTAATGACTTGGCTGCTGTAGAATATGTTGAGGACATGTACAAGTTTTATAAGCTTGTTGAG AATGAGAACCGCCCTCATGACTATATGGACTCACAGCCTGAGATTAACGAAAACATGAGAGCAATTCTGATGGACTGGCTGGTAGTTGTTCACAGCAAGTTCGAGCTTTCTCCAGAGACTTTCTACCTAACCACCAACGTAATTGATCGGTTCCTTTCAGTCAAGACTGTGCCAAGGAGAGAGTTGCAATTAGTTGGCATCAGCGCCATGCTGATTGCCTCAAAGTATGAAGAGATCTGGCCCCCTCAGGTCGATGACTTTGTTAGCCTTTCGGACAATGCTTACAGTAATGTGCAGATATTGGTGATGGAGAAAATGATACTGGGCAAGTTGGAGTGGACCTTGACTGTACCTACACTCTATGTGTTCTTGGTCCGGTTCATTAAAGCCGCAATTCCAGATGAACAA ATGGAAAACCTGGTCTACTTTTTAGCGGAATTGGGTATGATGCATTATGGCATGCTAATGTACTGCCCTTCAATGGTTGCTGCCTCTGCAGTCTATGCTGCTAAATGCACTCTAAACAAGAGTCCTGCTTGGTGTGACACGCTTAAGCTTCACACTGGTTTCTCAGAATCTCAACTAAT TGATTGTTCCAAAGTGTTGGTGAGCTTGCATGCTAAGGCTGCGAAAAACAAGCTTCAGGGTGTGTTCAAGAAGTACTTGAGTTCTGAGAGAGGTGCTGTGGCTTTGCTGTCTCCAGCCAAAGTGCTTTTGCCCCCAGCGAAAGCTTCAGGAGGATCTTCATAG